In one window of Anser cygnoides isolate HZ-2024a breed goose chromosome 3, Taihu_goose_T2T_genome, whole genome shotgun sequence DNA:
- the STX11 gene encoding syntaxin-11 isoform X1, whose protein sequence is MFKDQTKTGRIVNAREASESQECSQTSNVARFQNHIYISGRMKDRLNELREFARLHNPEFSDSEEDENSPRDILFYETDYALETLHKDIQTIRTENDLLKEDVKRLKKQNSRFLTSMRRLSSIKRDTNGIARDIKARGESIHRKLQIMRDFSEDAITKYGIMSVIARVAKNHYVDLMHAFQEAMFEYNATEMNQRENCKIRIQRQLEIMGKDVSGNQIEEMIEQGKWDVFSENLLSDVKGARSALNEIETRHKELVKLESRIKEVHELFLQVALLVEEQADTFDVIEINMQNVEDYVGDAKEQVKKALEYRRKHPLRTILCCCISCCRR, encoded by the exons ATGTTCAAGGATCAGACTAAAACAGGGAGGATCGTAAACGCTAGGGAAGCCAGTGAGAGTCAGGAATGCAGTCAGACTAGCAACGTGGCTCGTTTTCAGAACCACATCTACATTTCAG gcAGGATGAAAGACCGGCTAAACGAGCTGCGTGAATTTGCCAGGTTACACAACCCCGAGTTTTCTGATAGTGAGGAGGATGAAAATTCACCCCGCGACATTCTCTTTTATGAGACTGATTATGCCTTGGAAACCCTTCATAAGGATATACAGACCATCCGGACAGAAAATGACCTCCTAAAAGAGGATGTCAAGCggctcaaaaaacaaaacagccgCTTCCTTACTTCCATGCGGCGTCTCAGTAGCATCAAACGAGATACTAATGGTATTGCCAGAGACATCAAGGCCCGTGGAGAAAGCATCCACAGGAAACTCCAAATAATGAGAGATTTCAGCGAAGATGCAATAACAAAATATGGGATTATGTCTGTCATTGCCAGGGTAGCAAAGAACCACTATGTGGACCTCATGCACGCCTTTCAGGAAGCTATGTTTGAATACAACGCAACGGAGATGAACCAACGGGAGAACTGCAAGATTCGAATTCAGCGGCAGCTAGAGATCATGGGCAAAGACGTTTCTGGCAACCAGATTGAGGAGATGATTGAGCAAGGCAAGTGGGATGTCTTCTCTGAGAACCTCTTGTCTGATGTTAAGGGGGCTCGCTCAGCCTTGAATGAGATAGAGACACGTCATAAGGAGCTGGTGAAGTTAGAAAGTCGCATTAAGGAGGTTCACGAGCTCTTTCTGCAGGTGGCCCTGCTGGTAGAAGAACAGGCAGACACCTTTGACGTCATTGAGATAAATATGCAAAATGTTGAGGACTATGTAGGAGATGCCAAAGAACAAGTAAAAAAAGCTTtagaatacagaagaaaacaccCTCTACGAACaatcctctgctgctgcataTCGTGTTGCCGAAGGTGA
- the STX11 gene encoding syntaxin-11 isoform X2, protein MKDRLNELREFARLHNPEFSDSEEDENSPRDILFYETDYALETLHKDIQTIRTENDLLKEDVKRLKKQNSRFLTSMRRLSSIKRDTNGIARDIKARGESIHRKLQIMRDFSEDAITKYGIMSVIARVAKNHYVDLMHAFQEAMFEYNATEMNQRENCKIRIQRQLEIMGKDVSGNQIEEMIEQGKWDVFSENLLSDVKGARSALNEIETRHKELVKLESRIKEVHELFLQVALLVEEQADTFDVIEINMQNVEDYVGDAKEQVKKALEYRRKHPLRTILCCCISCCRR, encoded by the coding sequence ATGAAAGACCGGCTAAACGAGCTGCGTGAATTTGCCAGGTTACACAACCCCGAGTTTTCTGATAGTGAGGAGGATGAAAATTCACCCCGCGACATTCTCTTTTATGAGACTGATTATGCCTTGGAAACCCTTCATAAGGATATACAGACCATCCGGACAGAAAATGACCTCCTAAAAGAGGATGTCAAGCggctcaaaaaacaaaacagccgCTTCCTTACTTCCATGCGGCGTCTCAGTAGCATCAAACGAGATACTAATGGTATTGCCAGAGACATCAAGGCCCGTGGAGAAAGCATCCACAGGAAACTCCAAATAATGAGAGATTTCAGCGAAGATGCAATAACAAAATATGGGATTATGTCTGTCATTGCCAGGGTAGCAAAGAACCACTATGTGGACCTCATGCACGCCTTTCAGGAAGCTATGTTTGAATACAACGCAACGGAGATGAACCAACGGGAGAACTGCAAGATTCGAATTCAGCGGCAGCTAGAGATCATGGGCAAAGACGTTTCTGGCAACCAGATTGAGGAGATGATTGAGCAAGGCAAGTGGGATGTCTTCTCTGAGAACCTCTTGTCTGATGTTAAGGGGGCTCGCTCAGCCTTGAATGAGATAGAGACACGTCATAAGGAGCTGGTGAAGTTAGAAAGTCGCATTAAGGAGGTTCACGAGCTCTTTCTGCAGGTGGCCCTGCTGGTAGAAGAACAGGCAGACACCTTTGACGTCATTGAGATAAATATGCAAAATGTTGAGGACTATGTAGGAGATGCCAAAGAACAAGTAAAAAAAGCTTtagaatacagaagaaaacaccCTCTACGAACaatcctctgctgctgcataTCGTGTTGCCGAAGGTGA